A window of Parambassis ranga chromosome 10, fParRan2.1, whole genome shotgun sequence contains these coding sequences:
- the LOC114442564 gene encoding complexin-2-like, whose product MNFVMKQALGGATKDMGKMLGGEEEKDPDAQKKEEERQEALRQQEEERKAKYAKMEAERENIRQGIRDKYGIKKKEEKEAEAAAAMEQASEGSLTRPKKAVPTGCGDEEEEESIVDTVMKFIPTPLMDMFNKK is encoded by the exons GGGCCACCAAAGACATGGGCAAGATGCtcggtggagaggaggagaaggatccTGATGCtcagaaaaaggaggaagaaaggCAAGAAGCGCTGAGgcaacaggaagaggagaggaaggccaAGTACGCAaaaatggaggcagagagagaaaacatccGACAGGGCATCAGGGATAAG TACGGCAtcaagaagaaggaggagaaggaagcaGAGGCAGCGGCTGCTATGGAGCAGGCCTCCGAGGGCAGCCTCACCCGCCCGAAGAAGGCGGTTCCCACTGGCTGCGGcgacgaggaggaagaggagagcatcGTGGATACGGTCATGAAGTTCATCCCGACACCGCTCATGGATATGTTCAATAAAAAGTAA